In Debaryomyces hansenii CBS767 chromosome B complete sequence, one genomic interval encodes:
- a CDS encoding DEHA2B08646p (similar to uniprot|P34230 Saccharomyces cerevisiae YKL188C PXA2 Homolog of the human adrenoleukodystrophy transporter): MSYKKATDSSFALAVFNVYKNNRSLFLNSSYILLITAAFSGATNTKSRRTKREDVSKEVEKKKTKISKQAGLRLFRSAIPGWTNSAVMYLGAHLVLLVIRAYLTIKVASLDGKLVGALVSKRLRVFGKLLAVWMLIGFPASLVNSLLTWTRSMLRRSLRCNMNNSIMEDYLPDNLDPNYYSLIQLSDSKIKDPDQRISTDVARLAQALSSLPGQLLKPTLDMLLCARELSKSGVGSGEGSLALGIIAHFSTIILRFFSPPFAKIAAERANLEGQLRSAHSKIVTNSEEIAFLRGYNRELDYIDYCYYQLERFLKMEYWKKAIHEIAQTFIVKYFWGAAGLVLCSAPVFINRYLGNDPNPSASADFITNRRLLLSASDSLDRLIYSRRYLLQVLGHATRVADFQEALVEIQKRKLKDALPTGDQLSTSNNVNYGDDITFKDVRLVTPADVTLIECLNFSVKHGQHLLIAGPNGSGKSSLFRMLGGLWPCNEGNLTIPTTKNMFYLPQRAYLCKGNLREQIIYPDSLDEFDKNKDANSDKNLDEIMKILQLDDLLIGEDPWNMTRNWAEELSVGAQQRLAMARLYYHKPKFAVLDECTSAVSPTMEQFMYKHAQELGISLLSVAHRPALWHFHNYLLKFDGKGGYFFGELNATKRLKFEEERLVLEKNLRDVPYLRERLQELKKVSNAQHIRYNTSHKNLTTL, from the coding sequence ATGTCGTATAAAAAGGCCACCGATAGCTCATTTGCATTGGCGGTATTCAATGTATACAAGAATAATAGATCACTCTTTTTGAACTCGTCGtatattcttttgattACGGCTGCTTTTTCGGGCGCAACTAATACCAAGTCAAGACGTACCAAGAGAGAGGATGTTTCGAAGGAAGtggaaaagaagaagaccAAAATCAGCAAGCAAGCGGGACTTAGGTTGTTCCGGTCAGCAATACCAGGGTGGACAAATCTGGCGGTGATGTACTTGGGGGCACATTTGGTGTTGTTGGTGATAAGGGCGTATTTGACGATCAAGGTTGCCAGTTTGGACGGTAAATTAGTGGGTGCTTTGGTCAGTAAAAGGCTCAGGGTGTTCGGGAAGTTGTTGGCGGTGTGGATGTTGATTGGGTTTCCCGCATCCTTGGTCAATTCGTTATTGACATGGACTAGGAGCATGTTACGGAGGTCGTTGAGATGTAACATGAATAATAGCATCATGGAGGACTATTTGCCCGACAATCTTGATCCTAACTACTATTCTTTGATCCAGTTATCCGACAGCAAGATTAAAGATCCGGATCAAAGAATTTCCACCGATGTGGCAAGATTGGCCCAGGCGTTATCGAGTTTGCCAGGTCAATTGTTGAAGCCTACATTGGATATGTTGTTATGTGCGAGGGAGTTATCAAAAAGCGGTGTTGGGAGCGGTGAAGGTAGTCTTGCATTGGGGATTATTGCCCATTTCTCGACTATTATCTTGCGTTTCTTTTCGCCTCCGTTTGCTAAGATCGCTGCTGAAAGAGCAAACTTAGAAGGCCAATTAAGATCGGCCCACTCTAAGATTGTCACCAATAGCGAAGAAATTGCGTTCTTAAGGGGTTATAATCGTGAATTGGattatattgattattGTTACTATCAATTAGAAAGATTCTTGAAGATGGAATATTGGAAAAAGGCCATTCATGAAATAGCACAAACTTTTATTGTGAAGTACTTTTGGGGGGCTGCTGGTTTAGTGTTATGTTCGGCCCCAGTATTTATTAACAGATATTTGGGTAACGACCCAAATCCATCTGCCTCGGCTGACTTCATTACGAATAGAAGATTACTTTTGAGTGCCTCTGATTCGTTAGACAGattgatttattcaagaagatatCTTTTACAAGTTCTTGGCCATGCTACTAGAGTCGCCGACTTCCAAGAGGCGTTAGTTGAGATTCAAAAGAGAAAATTAAAAGACGCACTTCCTACCGGTGATCAACTTTCAACCTCCAACAATGTGAACTACGGTGATGATATCACTTTTAAGGACGTTAGATTGGTCACCCCTGCTGATGTCACCTTGATTGAATGTTTGAATTTTAGTGTCAAACATGGCCAACACTTGTTGATTGCAGGGCCAAATGGTTCTGGTAAATCTTCATTGTTCAGAATGTTAGGTGGCTTATGGCCATGCAACGAGGGTAACTTGACTATTCCAACCACTAAGAATATGTTTTATTTACCTCAGAGAGCTTATTTATGTAAGGGTAATTTGAGAGAACAGATTATTTATCCGGATTCCCTTGACGAGTTCGACAAAAATAAAGACGCCAACTCGGATAAGAATTTGGACgaaattatgaaaattttgcaattagaTGACTTGCTTATTGGTGAAGACCCTTGGAATATGACGCGTAACTGGGCTGAAGAATTATCAGTCGGAGCTCAACAAAGATTGGCCATGGCTAGGTTGTATTACCACAAGCCTAAATTTGCTGTTTTGGATGAATGTACTTCGGCTGTCTCTCCAACAATGGAACAATTTATGTATAAGCATGCTCAAGAATTAGGAATTTCGTTATTATCGGTCGCACACAGGCCTGCATTATGGCACTTCCATAATTATTTGCTTAAATTCGATGGAAAAGGTGGTTATTTCTTCGGTGAATTGAACGCAACTAAGAGATTGAAGTTTGAGGAAGAAAGATTGGTATTAGAAAAGAACTTGAGAGATGTTCCATACTTGAGAGAAAGGttacaagaattgaagaaggttTCCAATGCACAACATATAAGATACAATACTTCCCACAAAAACTTGACTACGTTGTAA
- a CDS encoding DEHA2B08668p (similar to CA4994|IPF2033 Candida albicans IPF2033) gives MSSANVSTDPTDPSTYSKRDLLLLTQLLHMNGLIEPSSVSPSEQKLEYVSREWFDHASTQLSIQQGSLNLEESPSVDDICQLYERLLSQTPDCKNTTDLANYFYYNRMDELQSKIDAGKKKVSDILQTQ, from the coding sequence ATGAGTTCAGCCAATGTATCCACAGACCCCACGGATCCAAGCACCTACTCCAAACGCGATTTATTGTTGTTAACACAGCTCCTCCACATGAACGGCCTCATCGAACCATCATCGGTGTCGCCCAGCGAGCAGAAACTAGAATATGTGTCTCGTGAGTGGTTCGATCATGCCAGTACTCAATTATCTATACAACAAGGCCTGCTCAATCTTGAAGAGTCTCCGTCTGTGGATGATATCTGCCAATTGTACGAAAGGCTTCTCAGTCAAACCCCAGATTGCAAGAACACCACAGATTTGGccaattatttctattataaCCGCATGGACGAATTGCAGTCCAAAATCGACGCGGGCAAGAAGAAGGTTTCTGATATACTACAGACCCAATAG
- a CDS encoding DEHA2B08690p (some similarities with uniprot|P14680 Saccharomyces cerevisiae YJL141C YAK1 Serine-threonine protein kinase that is part of a glucose-sensing system involved in growth control in response to glucose availability) codes for MTIKKLSPDFEERFARISIDLSGCGANEGHSRLDPEITNPETARSFGVARSSRKKTYPSHLYPNGTPSTNYTTPSKQPVLSTAKRAKSRNLSNQLKIASNSTTDDHLAVTPTRIESQNTHKHGNRSMSTVKQPSKRILSCPMSERPNRTKDHSFSFMKETSSSMNKHVNVFNSGVGTSPTPNRVSQEPQPSTKRVSSSNTTKRRHQLEHRTRNISGGSYNNGARERRIMSTQAPVTRPTDITNISYSVPTSKFHEIKSKDENLKIPNYNGLGYNPPYDSMNSPSKHRHVSQPFTQKSKDDVYDRLYNNSNSNRTKTGTTSPRSLNSRSECHQTRNQCSENESNNTETPKIQNTHELLSIIYREDPDLFSFGYTSHKDFNKRQHMDTQNLNSGVSGYSGPLSIYERGEILRKKDIYFMPSENGNTLENDPRSINVRNYSQNFGFDDKTGNYIIVPHDHINYRYEIETILGNGSFGNVVRCKDHKYFDSENNNKTVAIKIIKNDIKWSLQAVYETKMLKHLNEKMKTTEKTLFEKDFPILTYIDHFHFRGHMCIISEMLSLNLYSLLEIIRFRGLSLNLLRSFSRSILTGLDFIHKQNIIHCDIKPENIMIKLPSNFHPNNDAVNEKDLVVKIIDFGSSCFDKEISYSYIQSRFYRAPEVVLGASYNNMIDIWSFGCVIAELFSGAPLLAGKNELEQIGLILELFGAPNSSLILEQRDKLMKSAKRQKAATNFNNIDPNKGIDQSVMNKVSVDEKTIRKTLLFSLFDISGKINLQFLNMRSQVVANTISSTIPGASAVKKKFKPNSKGLEILLRLNTTRETKKDIQLFSKFLHSIFKWNPSERPPASELLNDSFLREL; via the coding sequence ATGACGATTAAGAAGCTATCACCGGATTTTGAAGAGCGGTTTGCCCGAATAAGCATCGATTTATCGGGTTGTGGAGCTAACGAAGGCCACAGCAGATTAGACCCAGAGATCACCAACCCCGAGACGGCAAGATCGTTTGGCGTGGCAAGATCGAGCAGAAAGAAGACATATCCGTCCCATCTATACCCGAATGGGACGCCTAGTACTAACTATACCACGCCATCTAAACAGCCCGTATTGTCTACGGCCAAGAGGGCCAAATCGAGAAACCTTTCGAATCAGCTCAAAATTGCATCCAACTCTACGACAGATGATCATTTAGCGGTCACGCCAACGAGAATTGAATCCCAGAATACACATAAGCATGGAAATAGGTCCATGTCTACCGTGAAACAGCCGTCGAAGAGAATATTGAGTTGTCCGATGTCTGAAAGACCGAACCGAACAAAAGACCACCTGTTTTCTTTCATGAAGGAAACGTCTTCATCAATGAACAAGCATGTGAATGTTTTCAACAGCGGTGTTGGAACGTCGCCTACCCCAAATCGGGTATCCCAAGAACCCCAGCCACTGACAAAGAGAGTCAGCTCATCTAACACGACAAAGAGAAGGCATCAGCTAGAACATCGTACTCGTAATATAAGCGGAGGAAGCTACAATAATGGAGCACgagaaagaagaatcaTGTCAACGCAAGCACCTGTTACTAGACCCACCGATATCACCAATATAAGCTATAGCGTGCCCACGCTGAAGTTCCATGAGATTAAGTCGAAAGATgagaatttaaagattcCTAACTACAATGGGTTGGGCTACAATCCTCCATATGACTCTATGAACTCGCCGTCGAAGCACAGACATGTTTCCCAGCCATTTACTCAAAAATCAAAAGATGATGTATACGATAGGTTGTATAACAATTCAAACAGTAATAGAACCAAGACAGGAACCACGTCTCCCAGAAGCCTAAATTCAAGACTGGAGTGCCACCAAACTAGAAACCAATGTTCAGAGAATGAGTCGAATAATACGGAGACTCCAAAAATTCAGAATACGCATGAACTCTTGCTGATAATTTACCGGGAAGATCctgatttattttcttttgggTATACAAGTCATAAAGATTTCAACAAACGACAACATATGGATACCCAGAACTTGAATTCTGGTGTAAGTGGATATTCGGGACCATTGAGCATATACGAAAGAGGTGAAATATTGAGAAAGAaggatatatattttatgccGAGCGAAAATGGCAATACCTTGGAAAATGATCCCAGGTCAATTAACGTTAGAAATTACAGCCAGAATTTTGGATTTGATGATAAGACCggaaattatataattgttCCTCATGACCACATCAACTATCGTTACGAAATTGAAACAATATTAGGAAACGGTTCATTTGGTAATGTGGTGAGATGCAAAGATcacaaatattttgattctgaaaataataacaaaacAGTtgcaataaaaataatcaagaaCGATATAAAATGGTCGTTACAAGCTGTATACGAAACCAAAATGTTAAAGCATTTAAACGAGAAAATGAAAACCACCGAAAAAACACTATTCGAAAAGGATTTCCCTATACTAACATACATTGATCATTTCCATTTTAGAGGTCATATGTGTATTATATCTGAAATGTTATCACTAAATTTATACTCTTTACTAGAAATCATAAGATTTCGTGGCCTATCGTTAAATCTTTTAAGACTGTTTTCTAGGAGTATATTGACGGGATTGGACTTCATacataaacaaaatattattcattgtGATATAAAACCTGAAAATATCATGATAAAGTTGCCATCAAATTTCCATCCAAACAATGATGCAgtaaatgaaaaagatcTCGTGGTGaagattattgattttggctCCTCTTGTTTTGATAAGGAAATTTCCTACTCTTATATCCAATCAAGATTCTACAGAGCACCAGAAGTTGTACTTGGCGCTAGTTACAATAATATGATTGATATTTGGTCATTTGGTTGTGTAATAGCGGAATTATTTTCAGGAGCACCATTACTTGCAGGTAAGAATGAGTTGGAGCAGATTGGCTTAATATTAGAGTTATTTGGTGCTCCCAATAGCAGCCTTATTCTAGAACAAAGAGATAAGTTAATGAAATCAGCAAAGAGACAAAAAGCTGCtactaatttcaataacatTGACCCGAATAAAGGTATTGATCAATCGGTCATGAATAAAGTCTCTGTGGATGAAAAGACAATCCGAAAAACGCTTCTCTTTAGTCTTTTTGACATACTGGGGAAAATCAATTTACAATTCCTTAACATGAGGAGCCAAGTGGTTGCAAATACAATCTCTTCAACAATACCAGGAGCTTCTGCtgtaaagaaaaaattcaaaccaAATTCTAAAGGTTTGGAAATTTTGTTACGTCTAAATACGACCAGAGAAACTAAAAAGGACATTCAGTTATTCTCTAAATTTTTGcattcaatttttaaatgGAACCCTTCGGAAAGACCTCCTGCatcagaattattaaatgattcGTTTTTGAGGGAATTATAA
- a CDS encoding DEHA2B08734p (weakly similar to uniprot|P38848 Saccharomyces cerevisiae YHR150W PEX28 Peroxisomal integral membrane protein involved in regulation of peroxisome size and number) yields MSEKTGKDNFKYRERASKVLSKMYDKTSDIAGNNSGKNKGIAAGTAASLISLGIDRINQGQSVDETDGLPYTEDELNQLKELESEMDDSKSSHFVDRFMEKLLKHAIPTDGPEKEMLERRVADPERLKKPNLSIRILTSNFKRLSSKMSSFFVLQYGLIHIITWRKPTKTLSFLVFYTSICLWPHLILAYPMIFLIFGVMLPAYIHRHPMRTPELIKVKKRGQSILDFFNSSSDTSVIEDLIGKDYHNDSGSESDSLQPVISKSSDTSSMFSKKPVSASKLKDGDVNERIQKKDKTRHVKSQMTLFINMRDLQNLTTDVLNGINGAEKFWYETAGFKDERLSTFIFYGVIAATSIVLVFGRFIPWRLIFIQSGWAGLIVCHPNSKKYIMSIKKSKKAKKVKDVKESKEKEGRFERHDIIIDDSAEIRIVEVFELQNKNMSNNQWSFHRYTSNMFDIKNHARAAGKRPLGVDDLSKVLPPPDWKFDMGYANKWEIDIDPQKFFKERNINNPYLQVHEDEKEGWIYDKLDGVDNSDSSYEFRRRRLSRECYRYSRPPVIPKNT; encoded by the coding sequence ATGTCAGAAAAAACTGGTAAGGATAACTTCAAGTATCGTGAAAGGGCCTCCAAGgttctttcaaaaatgtATGATAAAACAAGTGATATTGCTGGAAACAATTCAGGTAAGAATAAAGGAATTGCGGCTGGGACAGCAGCTTCTCTTATCAGTTTAGGAATTGATCGAATTAATCAAGGACAATCGGTAGATGAGACTGATGGTTTACCATAtactgaagatgaattgaatcaattgaaagaattggaatCGGAAATGGATGACAGCAAGTCTTCTCATTTTGTCGATAGATTCATGgagaaattattgaagcaTGCCATTCCAACAGATGGGCCAGAGAAAGAAATGCTTGAAAGGAGAGTGGCAGATCCTGAACGACTCAAGAAACCGAATTTGTCAATTAGGATACTTACGTCTAATTTTAAGAGATTAAGTTCGAAGATGAGTTCATTTTTTGTATTACAGTACGGTTTGATTCACATTATCACCTGGAGAAAGCCTACTAAAACTTTATCATTTTTGGTTTTCTATACCTCAATTTGCTTGTGGCCACATCTCATATTGGCTTACCCAATGATTTTTCTTATATTTGGAGTAATGTTACCAGCGTATATCCATAGACACCCCATGAGAACCCCGGAATTGATAAAAGTTAAAAAAAGAGGGCAATCGATATTagattttttcaatctGTCAAGTGATACTAGtgttattgaagatttaattGGCAAAGATTATCATAACGATTCAGGTTCAGAGTCTGATTCTCTCCAACCTGTtatttctaaatcttcTGATACTTCTAGCATGTTCAGCAAGAAGCCCGTGTCAGcatcaaaattaaaagacGGTGATGTAAATGAACGTATACAGAAGAAGGATAAAACTCGTCATGTGAAGTCACAAATGACGTTGTTTATTAATATGAGAGATTTACAAAACTTGACGACAGATGTTCTTAATGGGATTAATGGCGCAGAGAAATTTTGGTATGAAACAGCTGGATTTAAGGACGAAAGGCTTTCCACGTTTATATTTTACGGAGTGATTGCTGCTACTTCCATAGTCTTGGTATTTGGACGTTTCATTCCATGGCgattaatttttattcaatcGGGATGGGCCGGACTTATAGTTTGTCATCCAAATAGTAAGAAATACATTATGAGTATTAAAAAGTCAAAGAAGGCTAAGAAGGTGAAGGATGTAAAAGAATCCAAAGAGAAAGAGGGTAGATTTGAGAGACAcgacattattattgatgattctGCAGAAATAAGGATTGTAGAGGTGTTCGAATTACAGAACAAGAACATGCTGAATAATCAATGGTCTTTCCATAGATATACAAGCAATATGTTTGACATTAAAAACCACGCAAGAGCGGCAGGAAAAAGGCCTCTTGGGGTGGATGACTTATCAAAGGTATTACCTCCTCCCGATTGGAAATTCGATATGGGGTATGCCAATAAATGGGAGATTGACATTGATCCACAAAAGTTTTTTAAAGAgagaaatatcaataatccGTACTTACAAGTACATGAAGATGAGAAAGAAGGTTGGATATATGATAAATTGGACGGGGTAGACAATCTGGATTCTAGTTATGAGTTCAGAAGAAGGAGGTTATCGAGAGAATGCTACAGGTATTCTAGACCCCCTGTTATCCCGAAGAATACATag
- a CDS encoding DEHA2B08756p (weakly similar to uniprot|Q04638 Saccharomyces cerevisiae YML068W ITT1 Protein that modulates the efficiency of translation termination) — MDMDMERLSDDNRSEEFSDDIRIQELQSLEAIYSNTTDINYKNLTGSAIIPIRLEKDIEIILHDGNLLVSDKQVQIDSATEITDRHVRKDKIKNLPPVQLTFKVTEKYPFEEPPEFHINTTILSDSDVESLYSSLHKLWDDFKDQVLYASIDFIQEKIDNHLETLIGPVIDCGTDVEKYRNFQEFNVSEVKSQFDNETFTCDICQDDFKGANCSRFDSCGHVFCNSCLYDYFISLINTGDIDKVHCPHYECTKKFIQLKDKYLRLDGINIDTFNFNEFKANIMTPPISFELLSRILKFKDSDSSSEEMVKRYQDLFIKQQYDLISKLFPARLVSCPRTGCPEQIFRENTSDPLVICRRCKYAFCNDCHKSWHGTYYKCVKKDKSHMYSDIPLEGLDLWLESGENSKERIRLGYLYGKALIRKMANEYLMDKMFNDMLNDENQGLRKCPTCEIIIQRLDGCNKMCCSSCRTFFCNLCGCYLDHSRPYDHYKDFESPCYGRLFEGMPGLEDE, encoded by the coding sequence ATGGATATGGATATGGAACGGTTACTGGATGATAATAGATCTGAGGAATTTTCAGATGATATTAGAATACAAGAGCTACAGTCTTTAGAAGCAATATATTCTAATACAACAGAcattaattataaaaaCTTGACAGGATCTGCCATTATACCTATACGGCTTGAAAAGGATATCGAAATCATATTACATGATGGAAACTTACTAGTTTCAGATAAACAGGTGCAAATAGATCTGGCTACTGAAATTACAGATAGGCATGTAAGgaaagataaaattaaaaatctTCCTCCTGTACAGCTTACATTCAAAGTGACTGAGAAATATCCTTTTGAAGAGCCACCAGAATTCCATATTAATACAACAATCCTATCAGATAGTGACGTTGAGTCGCTTTACTCAAGCTTGCATAAATTGTGGGATGATTTTAAAGACCAAGTTCTTTATGCACTGATCGATTTTATACAAGAAAAAATCGATAACCATTTGGAAACGCTAATTGGTCCAGTGATAGATTGTGGTACTGACGTTGAGAAGTATCGGAATTTCCAGGAGTTTAACGTGTCAGAAGTAAAATCACAGTTTGATAACGAAACATTTACTTGTGATATTTGTCAGGATGACTTTAAGGGTGCAAATTGCTCCAGATTTGATTCATGTGGTCATGTATTTTGTAACAGTTGTCTttatgattattttatatcGTTGATTAATACGGGAGATATTGATAAGGTCCACTGTCCTCATTATGAATGTACTAAGAAGTTTATCCAACTAAAAGATAAGTACTTGAGATTGGATGgtataaatatagataCATTCAactttaatgaatttaaggCTAATATCATGACTCCGCCCATATCCTTTGAGCTTTTATCCAGAATCttgaaatttaaagattCGGACTCTAGTTCGGAAGAAATGGTTAAAAGATATCAAGATCTTTTCATAAAGCAGCAGTATGATCTTATTTCGAAATTGTTTCCCGCAAGGTTGGTTTCATGTCCTAGGACAGGATGTCCAGAACAAATATTTAGGGAAAATACAAGCGACCCCTTAGTAATATGTCGAAGATGCAAATACGCATTTTGCAATGATTGTCATAAATCATGGCATGGTACTTATTATAAATGCGTCAAAAAGGATAAGAGTCATATGTATTCTGATATACCTCTAGAGGGATTGGACTTGTGGTTAGAAAGTGGAGAAAACTCAAAGGAACGAATTAGGTTGGGATATCTTTATGGAAAAGCCTTGATCCGTAAAATGGCCAACGAATACCTTATGGATAAGATGTTTAACGATATGTTGAATGACGAAAATCAAGGTTTAAGAAAGTGCCCTACTTGCGaaatcatcattcaaaGATTAGATGGTTGTAATAAAATGTGCTGCTCGTCGTGTCGTACatttttttgtaatttatgTGGTTGTTATTTGGATCACTCTCGACCATACGACCATTACAAGGATTTTGAGAGTCCATGTTATGGTAGGTTATTCGAAGGCATGCCGGGGTTAGAAGATGAGTGA
- a CDS encoding DEHA2B08778p (similar to uniprot|Q04651 Saccharomyces cerevisiae YML067C ERV41 Protein localized to COPII-coated vesicles), with the protein MESFTTKVRTFDAFPKVDAEHTVRSSRGGFSTLVTIVCGLLILWVEIGGFLGGYVDHQFTIDDKVKSDLSLNIDMLVAMPCEFLHTNVMDITDDRFLAGELLNFEGTNFFLPQHFEINSKNTDHDTPDLDHVMQETLRAEFRVAGARVNEGAPACHIFGSIPVNQVKGDFHITGKGFGYNDGRSVVPFEALNFTHVISEFSYGDFYPFINNPLDFTGKVTEQKLQAYKYYSKVVPTIYEKLGMIIDTNQYSLTEQHNVYKVNRFNNVEGIPGIFFKYEFEPIKLIISEKRIPFIQFVSRLATIIGGLLIVAGYLYRLYEKFLTVLFGKRYTERDTEKLRGGLLDRDSPKIKKDY; encoded by the coding sequence ATGGAATCTTTTACTACTAAAGTACGAACTTTTGATGCTTTTCCAAAGGTTGATGCAGAACATACTGTTAGATCATCGAGAGGTGGATTTTCTACATTAGTTACTATTGTCTGTGGGTTATTGATACTTTGGGTAGAAATAGGAGGATTCCTTGGTGGATATGTAGATCATCAGTTTACAATTGACGACAAAGTAAAATCAGATTTATCACTTAATATCGATATGTTGGTTGCCATGCCGTGTGAATTTCTTCACACCAACGTCATGGACATCACCGACGACAGATTCTTGGCCGgtgaattattgaacttCGAAGGGACCAACTTCTTCTTGCCCCAACactttgaaataaatagcAAGAATACCGATCATGATACACCTGACTTGGACCATGTCATGCAAGAAACCTTGAGAGCTGAATTCAGAGTAGCAGGTGCCCGTGTCAACGAAGGAGCACCAGCTTGTCATATTTTTGGCTCCATACCAGTTAACCAAGTTAAAGGAGATTTCCATATCACTGGAAAAGGTTTTGGGTATAACGATGGAAGACTGGTCGTTCCATTCGAAGCGTTGAACTTCACGCATGTCATTTCGGAATTTTCGTATGGTGATTTTTATCCATTCATAAATAACCCGTTAGACTTTACTGGTAAAGTTACGGAACAAAAGCTACAAGCGTACAAATACTACTCTAAAGTTGTTCCTACTATCTATGAGAAATTAGGCATGATAATTGATACAAACCAATATTCTTTGACCGAACAACACAATGTATATAAAGTCAACCGTTTTAATAATGTCGAAGGTATTCCAggtattttcttcaagtatGAATTTGAGCCTATAAAATTGATCATATCCGAAAAGAGAATTCCATTTATTCAGTTTGTGTCTAGGTTGGCTACCATTATCGGAGGTTTGCTCATTGTAGCTGGATACCTCTATCGTTTATACGAAAAATTTCTCACGGTATTATTTGGTAAGAGGTATACAGAAAGAGACACAGAAAAGTTGCGTGGTGGTTTGCTTGACAGGGATTCTccaaaaatcaaaaaagaCTATTGA